In Actinomyces radicidentis, one genomic interval encodes:
- a CDS encoding sulfate adenylyltransferase subunit 1, with protein MTSTLTTPLERSATAPATGTAPSAREHEEARRLLDATAPAPGGLLRLATAGSVDDGKSTLVGRLLFDSKSVLRDQLAAVERVSLDRGLTRTDLALLTDGLRAEREQGITIDVAYRYFATSRRSFILADCPGHVEYTRNTVTGSSTADVVVLLVDARHGVLEQTRRHLAVAALLGVPHVVVAVNKIDLVDFSADVYRGIADELSRVAHELGVSEVRTLPTSALEGDNVVTRSERTPFYDGPALLELLETIPADSAETEHPLRLPVQLVLRPQGAAADGLTDYRGYAGQVAAGSVSVGDEVVVLPSGRRTRVTGITLGSRRLERAGTGRSVAVELADDVDVARGDLLATADSAPELVREVRADVAWLSERSLHERDRVLVKHGTRTVQALVTAVDGVLDLDDLSTRPAEGLSLNDIGRVRLRLAEPLPVADYSTSRADGAFLLVDPADGWTLAAGMVRTGAPERHADDARTGQAV; from the coding sequence ATGACCAGCACCCTGACCACTCCCCTCGAGCGCAGCGCCACCGCCCCCGCCACCGGCACGGCCCCCTCCGCCCGGGAGCACGAGGAGGCCCGCCGCCTCCTCGACGCCACCGCACCCGCCCCCGGTGGCCTCCTCAGGCTCGCCACCGCCGGGAGCGTCGACGACGGCAAGTCCACCCTCGTCGGACGGCTCCTGTTCGACTCGAAGTCCGTCCTGCGCGACCAGCTCGCCGCCGTCGAGCGGGTCAGCCTCGACCGCGGTCTGACCCGCACCGACCTCGCCCTCCTCACCGACGGCCTGCGCGCCGAGCGCGAGCAGGGCATCACCATCGACGTCGCCTACCGCTACTTCGCCACCTCCCGCCGCTCCTTCATCCTCGCCGACTGCCCCGGGCACGTGGAGTACACGCGCAACACCGTGACCGGGTCGTCCACCGCCGACGTCGTCGTCCTCCTCGTCGACGCCCGCCACGGCGTCCTGGAGCAGACGCGCCGCCACCTGGCCGTGGCGGCCCTCCTCGGCGTCCCGCACGTCGTCGTGGCCGTCAACAAGATCGACCTCGTCGACTTCTCCGCCGACGTCTACCGCGGCATCGCCGACGAGCTGAGCCGGGTGGCCCACGAGCTCGGCGTGTCCGAGGTCCGCACCCTGCCCACCTCCGCCCTCGAGGGCGACAACGTCGTCACGCGCTCGGAGCGGACCCCCTTCTACGACGGGCCGGCCCTCCTCGAGCTCCTCGAGACGATCCCCGCCGACTCCGCCGAGACCGAGCACCCCCTGCGCCTGCCCGTCCAGCTCGTCCTGCGCCCCCAGGGCGCCGCCGCCGACGGTCTGACCGACTACCGCGGCTACGCCGGCCAGGTTGCCGCCGGGTCGGTCTCAGTCGGCGACGAGGTCGTCGTCCTGCCCTCGGGCCGCAGGACGCGCGTCACGGGCATCACGCTCGGTTCGCGACGCCTCGAGCGGGCGGGAACGGGCCGCTCCGTGGCCGTCGAGCTCGCCGACGACGTCGACGTCGCCCGCGGCGACCTCCTCGCCACGGCCGACTCGGCCCCCGAGCTCGTGAGGGAGGTGCGCGCCGACGTGGCCTGGCTCTCGGAGCGGAGCCTGCACGAGCGCGACCGGGTCCTCGTCAAGCACGGCACCCGGACCGTCCAGGCGCTCGTGACCGCCGTCGACGGCGTCCTCGACCTGGACGACCTCAGCACCCGCCCCGCCGAGGGGCTCAGCCTCAACGACATCGGTCGCGTCCGGCTCCGCCTGGCCGAGCCGCTCCCCGTCGCCGACTACTCGACCTCGCGCGCCGACGGCGCCTTCCTCCTCGTCGACCCCGCCGACGGCTGGACGCTCGCCGCCGGGATGGTCCGCACCGGCGCCCCCGAACGTCACGCGGACGACGCACGCACGGGGCAGGCTGTCTGA
- the cysD gene encoding sulfate adenylyltransferase subunit CysD: protein MTTTTSPSPTTPGAAPGALDQLDALEAEAILVIREIAAECRRPVLLFSGGKDSVVMLHLARKAFWPAPVPFPLLHVDTGHNFPEVLAYRDATVEATGTRLVVASVQDYIDDGRLRERPDGTRNPLQTRPLLDAIEAGGFDGVFGGGRRDEEKARAKERIVSLRDEFGQWDPRNQRPELWNLFNPRHAPGEHVRVFPLSNWTELDVWRYIEREDIELPSLYYAHEREVFRRDGMWLAVTPVTEPRDGEVVETRTVRYRTVGDMSCTGAVESPASTNHEIVVEVAASTLTERGATRADDRLSEAAMEDRKKEGYF, encoded by the coding sequence ATGACCACCACGACCAGCCCCTCCCCCACCACTCCCGGCGCCGCTCCCGGCGCCCTCGACCAGCTCGACGCCCTCGAGGCCGAGGCGATCCTCGTCATCCGCGAGATCGCCGCCGAGTGCCGCCGCCCCGTCCTCCTGTTCAGCGGCGGCAAGGACTCCGTCGTCATGCTCCACCTCGCGCGCAAGGCCTTCTGGCCCGCCCCGGTGCCCTTCCCGCTCCTCCACGTCGACACGGGCCACAACTTCCCCGAGGTCCTCGCGTACCGCGACGCCACGGTCGAGGCGACGGGCACCCGCCTCGTGGTCGCCAGCGTCCAGGACTACATCGACGACGGCCGCCTCCGCGAGCGCCCCGACGGCACCCGCAACCCGCTCCAGACCCGGCCCCTCCTCGACGCGATCGAGGCCGGCGGCTTCGACGGCGTCTTCGGCGGCGGGCGCCGCGACGAGGAGAAGGCGCGCGCCAAGGAGCGCATCGTGTCCCTGCGCGACGAGTTCGGGCAGTGGGACCCGCGCAACCAGCGCCCCGAGCTGTGGAACCTCTTCAACCCCCGTCACGCCCCCGGCGAGCACGTGCGCGTCTTCCCGCTGTCGAACTGGACCGAGCTCGACGTGTGGCGCTACATCGAGCGCGAGGACATCGAGCTGCCGAGCCTGTACTACGCGCACGAGCGCGAGGTCTTCCGGCGCGACGGCATGTGGCTCGCGGTGACCCCCGTGACCGAGCCCCGTGACGGCGAGGTGGTCGAGACCCGCACGGTCCGCTACCGCACCGTCGGGGACATGTCCTGCACCGGCGCGGTCGAGTCGCCCGCCTCCACCAACCACGAGATCGTCGTCGAGGTCGCGGCCTCCACGCTCACCGAGCGGGGCGCCACCCGCGCCGACGACCGCCTCTCCGAGGCCGCCATGGAGGACCGCAAGAAGGAGGGCTACTTCTGA
- a CDS encoding phosphoadenylyl-sulfate reductase, translating into MSDAAATTTTTAATASAVPGRSPRADGPRNRFGRLTARGANAVRPADAPRRSEDELRAVAAAGAAELGEDASASDVVAWAARTFPGSLAVACSMADAVLPHVVAEQVPGVDVLFLETGFHFAETSGTRDAVAESMDVTVIDVLPELTVAEQDAQEGPELYRRDPGRCCYLRKVAPLARALTGYEAWVTGVRREDAPTRTGTPLVTFDETHRIVKINPLAAWTFDELLGYATEHGVVVNPLLADGYPSIGCEPCTRRVAPGEDPRAGRWAGFAKTECGIHL; encoded by the coding sequence ATGAGCGACGCAGCGGCAACGACCACCACGACCGCAGCGACCGCCTCGGCGGTGCCCGGCAGGAGCCCCCGCGCAGACGGGCCGCGCAACCGGTTCGGCCGGCTCACCGCCCGCGGGGCCAACGCCGTGCGCCCGGCCGACGCCCCGCGCCGCAGCGAGGACGAGCTGCGCGCCGTCGCCGCGGCGGGCGCCGCGGAGCTCGGGGAGGACGCGAGCGCGAGCGACGTCGTCGCGTGGGCGGCGAGGACCTTCCCCGGGTCCCTCGCCGTGGCCTGCTCGATGGCCGACGCCGTCCTCCCCCACGTCGTCGCCGAGCAGGTCCCCGGCGTCGACGTCCTCTTCCTCGAGACCGGCTTCCACTTCGCCGAGACCTCGGGCACGAGGGACGCCGTCGCGGAGTCGATGGACGTGACGGTCATCGACGTGCTGCCCGAGCTCACCGTGGCCGAGCAGGACGCCCAGGAGGGCCCCGAGCTCTACCGGCGCGACCCGGGCCGGTGCTGCTACCTGCGCAAGGTGGCGCCCCTGGCCCGCGCCCTGACGGGCTACGAGGCCTGGGTCACGGGCGTGCGCCGCGAGGACGCGCCGACGCGCACCGGGACGCCGCTGGTGACCTTCGACGAGACCCACCGGATCGTCAAGATCAACCCCCTGGCCGCCTGGACCTTCGACGAGCTCCTCGGGTACGCGACCGAGCACGGCGTCGTCGTCAACCCCCTGCTCGCCGACGGCTACCCCTCGATCGGCTGCGAGCCGTGCACGCGGCGCGTCGCACCCGGCGAGGACCCGCGCGCGGGCCGCTGGGCAGGCTTCGCCAAGACCGAGTGCGGCATCCACCTCTGA
- a CDS encoding nitrite/sulfite reductase yields the protein MSTETTTSDRAPAPAKGRDVRPPRAGRSNGQWAVDGKEPLNPNEVFKQDGDPLGARQRVIDAYAHEGYDSIPDDDLHNRFRWWALYTQRKQGIDGGKTSQLTPSELSDRYFMQRIRMDGTSLSVEQMRTVGGISKDFARGTLDITDRQNLQLHWIRIEDVPEMWRRLDAVGLTTIEACGDTPRGFLVSPVAGIDPEEVIDPSEAARHLHDTYLGNPEISNLPRKFKTAFTGSPTLDVLHEINDISYVGVVHPDLGPGYDLWIAGALSTAPFLGRRLGAFVRPDQVADAWWGVIRIFRDYGYRRLRNKARLKFLMAEWGPERFRRVLEDEYLGYRLADGPAPEPPRGTADHLGVHEQSDGLSWIGAKPPVGRLSGDVMLGLADLAESVGSNRVRTTPLQNILLLDVPPERVEEARQGLIDLGLDPDPAPFTRNMLACTGIEFCKFAIVETKGLAARVAADLDERLADTDLDRPITVHINGCPNSCVRIQTADIGLKGQIITVDGERVPGFQVHLGGGLSKEGHEEAELGRTVRHLKVAATDLTDYIERIVRVYLDEREPEESFAQWAQRADEEALA from the coding sequence ATGAGCACCGAGACCACCACCAGCGACCGGGCACCCGCGCCTGCCAAGGGCCGTGACGTGCGCCCGCCGCGCGCGGGACGCTCCAACGGCCAGTGGGCCGTCGACGGCAAGGAGCCCCTCAACCCCAACGAGGTCTTCAAGCAGGACGGCGACCCGCTCGGCGCCAGGCAGCGGGTCATCGACGCCTACGCCCACGAGGGCTACGACTCGATCCCCGACGACGACCTCCACAACCGCTTCCGCTGGTGGGCCCTCTACACGCAGCGCAAGCAGGGCATCGACGGGGGCAAGACCTCCCAGCTCACGCCCTCCGAGCTCTCGGACCGCTACTTCATGCAGCGCATCCGCATGGACGGCACCTCGCTGTCCGTGGAGCAGATGCGGACCGTCGGCGGCATCTCGAAGGACTTCGCCCGCGGCACCCTCGACATCACGGACAGGCAGAACCTCCAGCTGCACTGGATCCGGATCGAGGACGTGCCCGAGATGTGGCGCCGCCTCGACGCCGTCGGCCTCACGACGATCGAGGCCTGCGGCGACACGCCCCGAGGCTTCCTCGTCTCACCCGTGGCCGGCATCGACCCCGAGGAGGTCATCGACCCCTCCGAGGCGGCGCGCCACCTGCACGACACGTACCTCGGCAACCCCGAGATCTCGAACCTGCCGCGCAAGTTCAAGACCGCCTTCACGGGGTCGCCGACCCTCGACGTCCTCCACGAGATCAACGACATCTCGTACGTCGGCGTCGTCCACCCCGACCTCGGCCCCGGCTACGACCTCTGGATCGCCGGCGCCCTGTCCACGGCCCCCTTTCTCGGTCGCCGCCTGGGCGCCTTCGTCCGCCCCGACCAGGTCGCCGACGCCTGGTGGGGCGTCATCCGGATCTTCCGCGACTACGGCTACCGCCGGCTGCGCAACAAGGCCCGCCTCAAGTTCCTCATGGCTGAGTGGGGACCCGAGAGGTTCCGCCGCGTGCTCGAGGACGAGTACCTCGGCTACCGCCTCGCCGACGGACCGGCGCCCGAGCCGCCGCGCGGCACCGCCGACCACCTGGGCGTCCACGAGCAGTCCGACGGCCTGTCGTGGATCGGCGCCAAGCCCCCCGTGGGCCGCCTGTCCGGCGACGTCATGCTCGGCCTGGCGGACCTCGCCGAGAGCGTCGGCTCAAACCGGGTGCGCACCACCCCGCTGCAGAACATCCTCCTGCTCGACGTCCCCCCGGAGCGCGTCGAGGAAGCGCGGCAGGGACTCATCGACCTCGGCCTGGACCCCGATCCCGCGCCCTTCACGCGCAACATGCTCGCCTGCACCGGCATCGAGTTCTGCAAGTTCGCCATCGTGGAGACCAAGGGTCTGGCTGCCCGCGTGGCGGCCGACCTCGACGAGCGCCTCGCCGACACCGACCTCGACCGCCCGATCACCGTCCACATCAACGGCTGCCCGAACTCCTGCGTCCGGATCCAGACCGCGGACATCGGTCTCAAGGGCCAGATCATCACGGTCGACGGCGAACGCGTCCCCGGCTTCCAGGTCCACCTCGGAGGGGGCCTGTCGAAGGAGGGCCACGAGGAGGCCGAGCTCGGCCGCACCGTGCGGCACCTCAAGGTCGCGGCGACCGACCTGACCGACTACATCGAGAGGATCGTGCGCGTCTACCTCGACGAGCGCGAGCCCGAGGAGAGCTTCGCCCAGTGGGCGCAGCGGGCCGACGAGGAGGCGCTCGCATGA
- the ileS gene encoding isoleucine--tRNA ligase translates to MADATQTTPTGESFHPAGYPLHRAGEGVSPSPSFPAIEQDVLAYWKQDGTFQASIDNRPALDDDGHSNEFVFYDGPPFANGLPHYGHLLTGYVKDAVGRFQTQNGKRVERRFGWDTHGLPAELEAQRLLGIDDVTEITRPGGIGIEKFNEECRTSVLRYTKEWEDYVTRQARWVDFDNDYKTLNPDYMESVIWAFKTLYDKGLAYQGYRVLPYCWHDRTPLSNHELKMDDDVYQDRQDNTVTVGLRLEEPLREGAERPELLLIWTTTPWTLPSNSAVAVGPDVEYVLVHVADDLDSPVAGEDVVVGAERLEAYAKELGEEPEVLASYKGSELVGAAYHPIYDYFDDAEHRAEGAQPGPKAWHVIAADYVTTSDGTGLVHQAPAFGEDDMWTCMEYGIGVVLPVDEGGVFTAEVPDYEGLQIFDANKPVVTDLRDATGPIARRDPAVRAVLVRQQSYVHSYPHCWRCRKPLMYKAVSSWFIKVTAIRDRMVELNQQIEWTPSHIKDGIFGNWLAGARDWSISRNRFWGAPIPVWRSDDPRYPREDVYGSFEELERDFGVKVDNLHRPYIDELVRPNPDDPTGKSMMRRIPDVMDCWFESGSMPYAQVHYPFENVEWFESHNPGDFIVEYIGQTRGWFYTLHVLATALFDRPAFTSVVSHGILLGDDGQKMSKSLRNYPDVNMVFDRDGADAMRWFLLSSPVVRGGNLAVTDQAIRDTVRQVLLPLWNTWYFFSLYAGQADGGKGYVTQGVDLSDASLFGPKGSLHVMDRYVLARTKDLAATVRAQMGAYDVTGATQTIRDFLDVLTNWYLRTSRSRFTSQDAAVSHPAFDTLHTVLRVLMEVQAPLAPLVSEEIWRGLTGGRSVHLTDYPELPAHVASPALVTAMDEARAAVSATLSLRKAEKLRVRQPLRALTVATTDPAGLAPFRSLIAEEVNVKEVRVLDAADAGYEVHEELTLNPRAFSPEVRKLTSRLFKAQKAGEWTLTEDGDVRFDDVLIDGTPVVLEAEDSAFALTSRIDVDDDSLSATMLPSGAFVVLDTSLDEELEAEGWARDLVRLVMDERKAADLQVGEPMRMTLTVPADKAEWTRRHLDLVTGETSCVAVEVLEAAEGEQPSAEVARA, encoded by the coding sequence ATGGCAGACGCCACCCAGACCACGCCGACGGGGGAGTCCTTCCACCCCGCCGGCTACCCCCTCCACCGCGCGGGCGAGGGCGTCAGCCCCTCCCCGTCCTTCCCCGCCATCGAGCAGGACGTGCTCGCCTACTGGAAGCAGGACGGCACCTTCCAGGCCTCGATCGACAACCGCCCCGCCCTGGACGACGACGGCCACTCCAACGAGTTCGTCTTCTACGACGGCCCTCCCTTCGCCAACGGCCTGCCCCACTACGGCCACCTCCTCACCGGCTACGTCAAGGACGCCGTCGGCCGCTTCCAGACCCAGAACGGCAAGCGCGTCGAGCGCCGCTTCGGCTGGGACACCCACGGCCTGCCCGCCGAGCTCGAGGCCCAGCGCCTCCTCGGCATCGACGACGTCACCGAGATCACCCGCCCCGGCGGCATCGGCATCGAGAAGTTCAACGAGGAGTGCCGCACCTCCGTCCTGCGCTACACCAAGGAGTGGGAGGACTACGTCACCCGCCAGGCGCGCTGGGTCGACTTCGACAACGACTACAAGACGCTCAACCCCGACTACATGGAGAGCGTCATCTGGGCCTTCAAGACCCTCTACGACAAGGGCCTGGCCTACCAGGGCTACCGCGTCCTGCCCTACTGCTGGCACGACCGCACCCCACTGAGCAACCACGAGCTCAAGATGGACGACGACGTCTACCAGGACCGCCAGGACAACACCGTCACGGTGGGTCTGCGCCTGGAGGAGCCGCTGCGCGAGGGCGCCGAGCGGCCCGAGCTGCTCCTCATCTGGACGACGACGCCGTGGACCCTCCCGTCCAACTCCGCCGTCGCCGTCGGCCCCGACGTCGAGTACGTCCTCGTCCACGTGGCGGACGACCTCGACTCGCCGGTCGCCGGCGAGGACGTCGTCGTCGGCGCCGAGCGCCTTGAGGCCTACGCCAAGGAGCTCGGCGAGGAGCCCGAGGTCCTCGCCAGCTACAAGGGCTCTGAGCTGGTGGGCGCGGCCTACCACCCCATCTACGACTACTTCGACGACGCCGAGCACCGCGCCGAGGGCGCCCAGCCCGGGCCCAAGGCCTGGCACGTCATCGCCGCCGACTACGTCACCACCTCCGACGGAACCGGACTCGTCCACCAGGCCCCCGCCTTCGGTGAGGACGACATGTGGACCTGTATGGAGTACGGCATCGGCGTCGTCCTGCCCGTCGACGAGGGCGGCGTCTTCACCGCCGAGGTCCCCGACTACGAGGGCCTGCAGATCTTCGACGCGAACAAGCCCGTCGTCACCGACCTGCGCGACGCCACCGGCCCGATCGCCCGCCGCGACCCCGCCGTCCGCGCCGTCCTCGTGCGTCAGCAGTCCTACGTGCACAGCTACCCGCACTGCTGGCGCTGCCGCAAGCCGCTCATGTACAAGGCCGTGTCCTCCTGGTTCATCAAGGTCACCGCCATCCGCGACCGCATGGTCGAGCTCAACCAGCAGATCGAGTGGACTCCCTCCCACATCAAGGACGGCATCTTCGGCAACTGGCTGGCCGGCGCCCGCGACTGGTCCATCTCCCGCAACCGCTTCTGGGGCGCCCCCATCCCGGTGTGGCGCTCCGACGACCCGCGCTACCCCCGCGAGGACGTCTACGGCTCCTTCGAGGAGCTCGAGCGCGACTTCGGCGTCAAGGTCGACAACCTCCACCGCCCCTACATCGACGAGCTGGTCCGTCCCAACCCGGACGACCCGACCGGCAAGTCGATGATGCGCCGCATCCCCGACGTCATGGACTGCTGGTTCGAGTCCGGCTCGATGCCCTACGCCCAGGTGCACTACCCCTTCGAGAACGTCGAGTGGTTCGAGTCGCACAACCCGGGCGACTTCATCGTCGAGTACATCGGCCAGACCCGCGGCTGGTTCTACACGCTGCACGTCCTGGCCACCGCGCTCTTCGACCGCCCCGCCTTCACCTCCGTCGTCTCCCACGGCATCCTGCTCGGCGACGACGGCCAGAAGATGAGCAAGTCGCTGCGCAACTACCCCGACGTCAACATGGTCTTCGACCGCGACGGCGCCGACGCCATGCGCTGGTTCCTGCTCTCCAGCCCCGTCGTGCGCGGCGGCAACCTCGCCGTCACCGACCAGGCGATCCGCGACACCGTGCGCCAGGTCCTCCTGCCGCTGTGGAACACCTGGTACTTCTTCTCGCTCTACGCCGGCCAGGCCGACGGCGGGAAGGGCTACGTCACGCAGGGCGTGGACCTGTCCGACGCGTCCCTGTTCGGTCCCAAGGGCTCGCTGCACGTCATGGACCGCTACGTCCTGGCGCGCACCAAGGACCTCGCTGCGACGGTCCGCGCCCAGATGGGCGCCTACGACGTCACCGGCGCGACCCAGACGATCCGCGACTTCCTCGACGTCCTCACCAACTGGTACCTGCGCACCTCGCGCTCGCGCTTCACCAGTCAGGACGCCGCCGTCTCGCACCCGGCCTTCGACACGCTCCACACCGTGCTGCGCGTCCTCATGGAGGTCCAGGCCCCACTCGCCCCGCTCGTCTCCGAGGAGATCTGGCGCGGCCTGACCGGCGGGCGCTCCGTCCACCTCACCGACTACCCGGAGCTGCCCGCCCACGTCGCGAGCCCGGCTCTCGTGACCGCCATGGACGAGGCTCGCGCCGCCGTCTCCGCGACCCTGTCCCTGCGCAAGGCGGAGAAGCTGCGCGTGCGCCAGCCGCTGCGCGCCCTCACCGTCGCCACGACCGACCCGGCCGGGCTCGCGCCCTTCCGCTCGCTCATCGCCGAGGAGGTCAACGTCAAGGAGGTCCGCGTCCTCGACGCCGCCGACGCCGGCTACGAGGTCCACGAGGAGCTCACGCTCAACCCGCGCGCCTTCTCCCCGGAGGTCCGCAAGCTCACCTCGCGCCTGTTCAAGGCGCAGAAGGCGGGGGAGTGGACCCTCACCGAGGACGGCGACGTCCGCTTCGACGACGTCCTCATCGACGGGACCCCCGTGGTCCTCGAGGCCGAGGACTCCGCCTTCGCCCTCACCAGCCGCATCGACGTCGACGACGATTCCCTGTCCGCGACGATGCTGCCGTCCGGCGCCTTCGTCGTCCTGGACACGAGCCTGGACGAGGAGCTGGAGGCCGAGGGCTGGGCCCGCGACCTCGTCCGTCTCGTCATGGACGAGCGCAAGGCGGCCGACCTCCAGGTCGGCGAGCCCATGCGGATGACCCTCACGGTCCCGGCCGACAAGGCCGAGTGGACGCGCCGCCACCTCGACCTCGTCACCGGCGAGACGAGCTGTGTGGCCGTCGAGGTCCTCGAGGCCGCCGAGGGCGAGCAGCCCAGCGCCGAGGTCGCCCGCGCCTGA
- a CDS encoding nitronate monooxygenase — MSDSRRLLPADLPRPLVVAPMAGGPSTPAMPVAAAQADGMGFLAAGYKTPALLAEQVAAVRAATTGPFGVNLFVPGPPADLAAAAAYRDSLLPLAASLGVELPEPHQDDDAWDAKLEILTDEPVPVVSFTFGCPPAEAVSRLHAVGSACWATVTSGPEARQAQAAGADALVVQGAGAGGHRAVFDPTVPAPTATLEELAEEVRALSPLPIVVAGGLTSPEEVRRWTERGVPVSAGTAFLDAAEAGTSPVIRAALRDERFTTTALTRAFSGRLARGLVNDFMHDHEDAPASYPAVDQVTGPIRGAGSRAGDSRVVSLWAGTSWREARPGATAEIYDRLLG; from the coding sequence ATGAGCGACTCACGCCGACTCCTCCCCGCCGACCTGCCTCGCCCGCTCGTCGTCGCCCCCATGGCCGGCGGCCCCTCGACCCCGGCCATGCCCGTGGCCGCCGCCCAGGCCGACGGCATGGGCTTCCTCGCCGCCGGCTACAAGACGCCCGCGCTCCTCGCCGAGCAGGTCGCCGCCGTCCGCGCCGCCACCACGGGCCCCTTCGGCGTCAACCTCTTCGTCCCCGGACCTCCCGCGGACCTCGCCGCCGCGGCCGCCTACCGCGACAGCCTCCTGCCGCTCGCCGCGAGCCTCGGCGTCGAGCTGCCCGAGCCCCACCAGGACGACGACGCCTGGGACGCCAAGCTCGAGATCCTCACCGACGAGCCCGTCCCCGTCGTCTCCTTCACCTTCGGCTGCCCTCCCGCTGAGGCCGTCTCCCGGCTCCACGCCGTCGGCAGCGCCTGCTGGGCCACCGTCACCAGCGGCCCCGAGGCCCGTCAGGCCCAGGCCGCGGGCGCCGATGCCCTCGTGGTCCAGGGGGCCGGCGCCGGCGGCCACCGCGCCGTCTTCGACCCGACCGTCCCCGCCCCGACGGCGACGCTCGAGGAGCTCGCCGAGGAGGTGCGCGCCCTGAGCCCTCTGCCCATCGTCGTCGCCGGCGGGCTCACCTCGCCCGAGGAGGTCCGGCGCTGGACGGAGCGGGGCGTCCCCGTCTCCGCCGGCACCGCCTTCCTCGACGCCGCCGAGGCCGGCACCAGCCCCGTCATCCGGGCCGCCCTCCGCGACGAGCGCTTCACGACGACCGCCCTCACCCGCGCCTTCTCCGGGCGCCTGGCACGCGGCCTCGTCAACGACTTCATGCACGACCACGAGGACGCCCCCGCCTCCTACCCCGCCGTCGACCAGGTGACGGGACCGATCCGCGGCGCCGGCTCCAGGGCGGGAGACTCTCGGGTGGTGAGCCTGTGGGCCGGCACGTCCTGGCGCGAGGCCCGCCCCGGCGCCACCGCCGAGATCTACGACCGCCTCCTGGGCTGA
- a CDS encoding HAD-IIA family hydrolase, with amino-acid sequence MEPTSLALAELPPVTAWLSDMDGVLVHENRALPGAQEFIDALREREIPFLVLTNNSIFTNRDLSARLARSGLEVPEDRIWTSANATAAFLAQQSPESSAFVIGEAGLTTALHGAGYIMTDQDPEYVVLGETRNYSFNALTHAIRLIEGGAKFIATNPDVSGPSDEGTLPATGSIAAMIQAATGRAPYFVGKPNPVMIRAGLNVIGAHSTTAAMVGDRMDTDVRAGVEAGLRTHLVLTGSTSREQIGRYPFRPFAVHEGIGDLIALLDGQAGAGD; translated from the coding sequence ATGGAGCCCACCTCGCTCGCCCTGGCCGAGCTGCCGCCCGTGACCGCGTGGCTGTCCGACATGGACGGCGTCCTCGTCCACGAGAACCGCGCGCTGCCCGGCGCCCAGGAGTTCATCGACGCCCTGCGCGAGCGGGAGATCCCCTTCCTCGTCCTGACGAACAACTCGATCTTCACCAACCGCGACCTCTCCGCCCGCCTGGCCCGCTCCGGGCTGGAGGTCCCGGAGGACCGGATCTGGACGAGCGCGAACGCGACGGCGGCCTTCCTGGCGCAGCAGTCCCCGGAGTCCTCGGCCTTCGTCATCGGCGAGGCGGGCCTGACGACGGCGCTGCACGGCGCGGGCTACATCATGACCGACCAGGACCCCGAGTACGTGGTGCTGGGAGAGACCCGCAACTACTCCTTCAACGCGCTCACCCACGCGATCCGCCTCATCGAGGGCGGGGCGAAGTTCATCGCGACGAACCCGGACGTCTCGGGTCCCTCCGACGAGGGCACGCTGCCGGCGACGGGCTCGATCGCGGCGATGATCCAGGCGGCCACGGGCCGCGCCCCGTACTTCGTGGGCAAGCCGAACCCGGTCATGATCCGGGCGGGCCTCAACGTCATCGGGGCACACTCGACGACGGCGGCCATGGTGGGCGACCGCATGGACACGGACGTGCGCGCGGGCGTCGAGGCGGGCCTGCGCACGCACCTCGTCCTCACCGGGTCGACGAGCCGCGAGCAGATCGGGCGCTACCCCTTCCGCCCCTTCGCCGTGCACGAGGGCATCGGCGACCTCATCGCCCTCCTCGACGGCCAGGCCGGCGCCGGCGACTGA